The proteins below come from a single Pseudarthrobacter sp. SSS035 genomic window:
- a CDS encoding MFS transporter: MSKTLPSNANLTAGQAKPAGSAKPGKDPLRKVVIAAAAGNALEWFDFSSYAFFASYISVNFFMQGDSSSGLIATFLVFAVGFLARPLGAIVLGSYGDTHGRKATLTLTVSLMAVGTFIIGFAPPFWAIGIGAPILLLVGRLFQGFSAGGEIGGATAYLVEKAPVERRAGLTGWLQGSMGLANAMSALIGVVITSTFSQSELTEWAWRIPFFIGLLIVPVAVYIRKQLDETEEFLSMKESMGAEKRSPIRELFRHYPKQLVVAALMAILWTVSVYALVIYAPTYYSSKTVGLGFTPNEAFWASLVGNLFMMFACVYAGRLADRFGTERTLRWMTWVLIAVPVPALVVLHAVPTLPVLIVVHIVLCIAVSGFAGIIPSALARVFPAKVRSTGTSFSYNIAAIFFAGFTPALMTWAVQITSFATGIYVVFAGLVALATLPAFLRLIAKQEAESAVATG, encoded by the coding sequence ATGTCCAAGACACTCCCGTCTAACGCAAACCTCACCGCAGGCCAGGCGAAGCCCGCGGGCTCCGCCAAGCCCGGCAAGGATCCACTGCGCAAGGTCGTTATCGCCGCTGCCGCCGGCAACGCCCTTGAGTGGTTCGACTTCTCGAGCTACGCGTTCTTCGCCTCTTACATCAGCGTCAACTTCTTCATGCAGGGCGACTCCTCGTCCGGCCTTATCGCGACGTTCCTCGTCTTCGCGGTCGGGTTCCTCGCCCGCCCGCTCGGCGCGATCGTCCTCGGCTCCTATGGCGACACGCACGGCCGCAAGGCCACACTGACCCTGACGGTTTCGCTGATGGCCGTGGGCACGTTCATCATCGGCTTCGCCCCGCCGTTCTGGGCGATCGGCATCGGCGCCCCCATCCTCCTGCTCGTCGGGCGGTTGTTCCAGGGCTTCTCCGCGGGCGGCGAGATCGGCGGCGCTACCGCGTACCTCGTCGAGAAGGCCCCTGTGGAGCGGCGTGCCGGCCTGACCGGCTGGCTGCAGGGCTCGATGGGCCTCGCCAACGCAATGTCGGCGCTCATCGGCGTCGTCATCACATCCACGTTCTCCCAGAGCGAGCTCACGGAGTGGGCATGGCGCATTCCGTTCTTCATCGGACTCCTGATCGTCCCGGTCGCGGTGTACATCCGCAAGCAACTGGACGAGACCGAGGAATTCCTCAGCATGAAGGAGTCGATGGGCGCGGAGAAGCGCTCACCGATCCGCGAGCTCTTCCGGCACTACCCGAAGCAGCTCGTCGTGGCCGCGCTCATGGCCATCCTGTGGACCGTGAGTGTCTACGCACTTGTCATCTACGCGCCCACGTACTACTCATCCAAGACCGTGGGCCTCGGGTTCACGCCGAACGAGGCATTCTGGGCCTCGCTCGTGGGGAACTTGTTCATGATGTTCGCGTGCGTCTACGCAGGCCGCCTCGCCGACCGGTTCGGCACTGAACGCACCCTGCGGTGGATGACATGGGTGCTCATCGCCGTCCCCGTGCCCGCCCTTGTAGTGCTGCACGCCGTCCCGACGCTGCCGGTGCTCATCGTGGTCCACATCGTGCTGTGCATCGCGGTCTCCGGCTTCGCGGGCATCATCCCCTCGGCCCTCGCCCGCGTGTTCCCAGCGAAGGTCCGCTCGACCGGAACATCATTCTCCTACAACATCGCGGCGATCTTCTTCGCCGGCTTCACCCCGGCGCTCATGACCTGGGCCGTGCAAATCACATCGTTCGCGACGGGCATCTACGTGGTCTTCGCCGGGCTCGTGGCCCTCGCGACACTCCCGGCCTTCCTCCGGCTGATCGCCAAGCAGGAGGCGGAATCCGCAGTCGCCACCGGGTGA